The genomic DNA TATTCCAAAGCTTTCACCTTCGTCTGAAGTGCTCTAATGGAGGCCCCATGAACGGTCACAGTGTCCTCCGTGTCACCAACCCGCTGCTCCACCACTGTTATCCTGGATCGGATTTTATCCAGGTCTTGCCGCATCAGCCCCACGTCTAACTGTACAGCCTCTATCTTGGACGTGAGCGCTGTCTGGCACATAGTAATAAGCAGCCATTACCTCTGGTATGCCTGGTGGAGCGGCCTCCTCGTGGTCAGTCTGCGACGCCATGTTGCTAAGGCGCGCTGGTGTAGGCCGCTGATCTGGAGACGGAGTCACCTCAACCTCAATGCTGGGGGGAAACTTTAGCTTTTTGCCCCGTATCGGGCCTCCGGAGGTTCTAGAAGGCATGCAGAATCTGTCAGACCGGTTAAAGCGCGATTTGACCCGAAAACGAATGTTAAAACGGATTCCTCTCCAGCAGAGCTCAGAAGGCACGTCTGCTCAGTCcaccatcccggccacgcccccctctTTGCaaatatttagctgtttgcttggatTTCAACTTTAAAAAGTGGAAGTAGCCACTGAAGGTGCCAGAAGTACAAACAGCGCAAAGAAACTCTACAATAAACTATACACAAATATTTAAGTGGGTGTTCACAATCATCTGGTAATTAATACCTATGGAACATTAACCTTACAAAACACTACAGTCAAATAAGAACAAAGTTTtgaacttcaataaataaaaaaaatgtaaggcaCTCACCCAGAAAGGTAGACACGGCCTCTACACCTCCATTATATATGGTGGAATTCTGAGCAGGTTCTACGTGTTCCCACAAAACCTGAACATAGTTTATCACTTGGTTGTATCCAGCTGTTGCAAGCGCCCACCACAAAGACCAGTAAATAAGCTGAGATGAAGAGTAGCAATCTTTTAAGTCTTTACATAGTAACCACAACACCTTGCAAAAGTTTGTTTCAATATTCTTATTTTCTGTGTCTGGCTCTGTCATAGTTCTGTTGTCTTGTGGTTCTGTACATTGTGGTGTTTCCATGTTATCCCTGGTAGGTTTTACATCTGTAGATTTCTTCCCAGCTGCATCTCCTGCTTCTTTCTGGTGGAAAAACATGCTTCTTTTTGGCATTGGAAGCACCAAAGAGCATAGAAAAGCAACTGACACAGACACCAAGCTAATGACATTAAGGTAAAAATAGGAAACTCCAGCCAAAGAGACTAGAAGTTGGCCCAACACAGAGGCAACTGTGAAACCCACAAGGGTTATACTGCGACAGTAACTGGTGACCTTCTGGTAATGTTCTGTGTCCACCACACTGTAAATGTAGGAAAAATAGGCCACCTCTGTGGCAGTCACCACACCATAGCAAAACTCAAGGCCTTGCATCGCTGGCACTCCACGGGCAAACAGTAACAAAACCCAAGAGATTATGTAACTTAGGCCTTGTAGGATTATGACAGGTTTGTATCTTACGTAGTCTGTAAGTACAAAAACTGGAAATAATATCGCCAAGTAACTGTACGTCCATACTGGGAACACAGAGTTTGTCACCTGTGGAAGAAGCACACAGACAAGAAAATTACCAATACATAAAGAGGGTGGCATTTAAGGTACAACAGAGGCCAAGCTATGGACAATAAAAAAAACTGGTATATTCTTATTTGTGTCAAACAGTAACAAGTaggcactgtggagtaattcatccttAAAGTTTACagcagaaacactttcactttcaTTTTATCAGCTCAGGTCACTCAGTGAGGCATTGTTTTAAAGCTTGTTTGCTGCTTCCAAAGAATATGTAAATATCTGCAATCAagccacagttctactttaaagaagtACAACAAAAAGTAACATTTTGAATATATTAAAAAACTGGATACCTAGGCTACACAATTTTATTTTCTGTTGATGGGTTGTGTGTATTTCTGCCCATCTTGAGCATCTACCAGAAACTGAAAAGCCACTTTTATATTgtttaaagtaacactaaactgTATTGTTATTCTCTAAAAAATAATCCATTCACACTACGTAATGGCCCTGTATTCTATCATTTCTTATTGGTTTTTCTGCCTCCTTATACAGTTCtgtgacagtggcggctggtgctcataatttttgggagggcgcaaacaaactgaaaaaattttgaaaaaaaaaatatcaattgcagccacggtgccatcaaacacaaccactgtgtccatcaaatgcagccactgtgtccatcaaacgcagccactgtgccatcaaatgcagccactgtgcccatcaaacgcagccactgtgccatcaaacgctgccactgtgcccatcaaacgctgccactgtgccatcaaacgcagctactgtgccaaacgctgccactgtgcccatcaaacgctgccactgtgcaatcaaatgcagccactgtgcccatcatacgatgccagtgtgcccatcaaacgctgccagtgggcccaactgcccatcaaatgctgccagtgtgcccaactgcccatcatatgctgccagtgtacccatcaaatgctgccagtgtgcccattaaatgctgccagtgtgccccccctgcttgccgtctgcccagcacttaccctgtgtctgtggggcagcgggtgacggctaTGAGCGGGGTCCTTAATGCGTCTCCTCTACTgcctcatctcctgtcctctcctcctgataggcatctaATAGcgccgcctgtcgtttcagccaatcaggtgacaggtaacagacccgagcacctgattggcggagaggcagttgagtgttaggaaagcgaatagtcattcgctttcctaacacagctgagtggactgcGAGCATCAAGCATGGCGCTTGCAGTCCACTTATTTTgcagccttatgcctcgtacacacgatcgcacattcccacaacaaaatccatgttttttttttcgacggatgttggcccaaacttgtcttgcatacacacagtcacacagtcacacaaagttggtcagaaattccgaaaacAACAACATacaacaacacgtacgacgagccgagaaaaatgaagttcaatagccagtgcggctcttctgcttgattctgagcacgcgtggaaCTGTGCATCGGAATtgcgaacacacgatcggaatttccaacaacgggtttgttgtcggaaaatttgagatccagatctcaaattttgtgtgacggaaattcctatggaaaaggtgtgatggagcctacacacggtcggaatttccgacaacaaggtcccattgaacatcttccgtaggaaaatccaaccgtgtgtacggggcattagagccttACTTACCAGCTCCGCTCGGGCTGTGCATTCCACGGAGcttctgatgtcacttccagtttccctgtgGCACAGGAAAActggaagtaacctcttaactCGAAGACCCACCCACCTGTAGTGATACTACGGGCGAAAGTTGTTCGGCGCGATGcaatgcgccacaaagcaggtaaaaatcctgcaaatgaagcgccttgtCTGCAGTCTCATGATTGCATTgatgtggtgcttcccatagtgcacttttTAGTGCTGGGGggcggcggcgcccgtgcgccccctatggacgggccaccactgctctaTGAGCTCcggaacctctcctttt from Aquarana catesbeiana isolate 2022-GZ linkage group LG04, ASM4218655v1, whole genome shotgun sequence includes the following:
- the SLC19A3 gene encoding thiamine transporter 2; translation: MGLCSKQTQAGWKYPTTLLCIYGFFTYMRPSEPFLTPYLTGPVHNLTLEQVTNSVFPVWTYSYLAILFPVFVLTDYVRYKPVIILQGLSYIISWVLLLFARGVPAMQGLEFCYGVVTATEVAYFSYIYSVVDTEHYQKVTSYCRSITLVGFTVASVLGQLLVSLAGVSYFYLNVISLVSVSVAFLCSLVLPMPKRSMFFHQKEAGDAAGKKSTDVKPTRDNMETPQCTEPQDNRTMTEPDTENKNIETNFCKVLWLLCKDLKDCYSSSQLIYWSLWWALATAGYNQVINYVQVLWEHVEPAQNSTIYNGGVEAVSTFLGALSSLSVGYVKVNWQLSGELALAIFSAVNAGALFLMDYSTNIWMCYAGYLIFKSSYMLLITIATFQIAVNLTMERYALMFGMNTFVALALQTILTIIVVDGRGLGLDIVTQFLVYGSYFVVIAGVFFVRSLYIIVTVRCKGPKNSQDTRAKEETQL